In Bombus vancouverensis nearcticus chromosome 1, iyBomVanc1_principal, whole genome shotgun sequence, a single genomic region encodes these proteins:
- the LOC117153503 gene encoding uncharacterized protein LOC117153503, whose product MRQLCTWILLLLTIVNLRALEKLKIIYSWKSLDFVFPSEHARLAAIKSGNFIPGSPLPIDVDVYNGESKSTVFIAIPRFQDGVPLTLGYVTDEVSLDGNTLIAPYPNWSYNDAENCASIISVYRMQIDECDRLWVLDTGKLGSKQVCPPKLHVFSLRDNKLIMLYRFPEHQYKNEDSLFVTVAVDVRDRTNNCKDTFAYIADVTGFALIVYDFRNSRSWKINNNLFYPYPPYGTFNIKGDTFDLMDGILGLALGPIHNGDRILYFHSLASRVESWVSTSVIRNYTLFHEKPEAAARSFVPFEHERSSQSVAEAMNHDGVLFYGLLSDLAIGCWNSKHYPQFGGKNNEIIVSNPETLQFPSGLKIITSKKGKQELWVLSVSFQRYMSGTLHSNETNFRIQAGFVDELVRGTKCDVSTLGGRFHRIQILTNHKVLVSGEKSRFWKEDKLFFRTMLTPWLLVVFLGIICQGSTSWIRSYNPFARNLENAMHVVYEWKYIDFDFGSEERRQAAISSGEYNYTTVNPIDVDRWRNLTFVTVIRDEGVPSSLNVISDKRGPGGPLLTPYPNWNWTSTKTCSSIISVYRVSIDRCNRLWVLDTGVIGDNRVCPAKLVVFDLTTSELLQQVEIPENIAINSTSGQGLLITPAVQTFNPDCDRTYVYIADVDGYGLIVYDGSSFRRLTSNAFNFDPRYINYTIEGTSFQLRDGIVGMAISPLTNNLYFSPMSSHNLDHADTYQLMLVQGDQVQYRVAEDILWTQASAKAVSRSGAVFFGLVNDTSIGCWNEFRSLNRENIGLVARNRRTLQFTSGLKVKDCHGKEELWALTNRYQRIAAGTLDYDDVNFRILKGDVGRLIRGTRCQLFDVL is encoded by the exons ATGAGGCAGCTTTGCACGTGGATCCTGCTGCTTTTGACGATCGTCAATTTGCGGGCTCTTGAAAAATTGAAGATCATCTACTCGTGGAAATCGTTAGATTTTGTATTTCCAAGCGAGCATGCTAGATTGGCGGCTATTAAAAGTGGAAATTTTATACCTGGTTCGCCATTACCCATAGACGTCGATGTTTACAACGGAG AGTCCAAATCGACGGTGTTCATCGCCATTCCAAGGTTTCAGGATGGCGTACCTCTAACTTTGGGTTATGTCACCGATGAGGTATCGCTCGATGGAAATACCCTAATCGCACCATATCCAAATTGGAGTTACAACGACGCAGAAAACTGCGCTTCGATAATCAGCGTTTACAGAATGCAG ATAGATGAATGCGATCGACTGTGGGTTCTCGACACCGGAAAGCTAGGGAGCAAACAAGTATGTCCGCCGAAGCTGCACGTGTTTTCCCTGCGTGACAATAAACTGATCATGCTGTACAGATTTCCCGAGCACCAGTACAAAAATGAAGATTCTCTATTCGTCACGGTGGCCGTTGACGTCCGAGACAGAACGAACAACTGCAAGGACACGTTCGCCTATATCGCCGATGTGACAGGATTCGCGTTAATCGTTTACGATTTTCGTAATTCAAGATCCTGGAAGATCAACAACAACCTGTTTTACCCTTATCCGCCATATGGCACATTCAACATCAAAGGTGACACGTTTGACTTGATGGACGGAATCCTTGGCCTCGCATTGGGGCCGATTCACAACGGCGATAGAATTCTTTATTTCCATTCGTTAGCCAGCAGAGTGGAATCCTGGGTATCTACCTCTGTAATCAG GAATTACACACTTTTCCATGAGAAACCCGAAGCCGCTGCAAGGTCGTTCGTGCCGTTTGAACATGAGAGGTCTTCGCAGTCCGTAGCCGAGGCTATGAATCATGACGGAGTTCTTTTCTATGGACTGTTGTCTGATCTAGCGATTGGATGCTGGAACAGCAAGCATTATCCTCAGTTTGGAGGAAAGAATAACGAGATAATCGTCAGCAACCCGGAGACGTTGCAGTTTCCCTCTGGTTTGAAG ATCATCACATCGAAGAAGGGTAAACAAGAACTATGGGTCCTGTCGGTGTCTTTCCAGAGATACATGAGCGGTACTTTACACTCGAACGAAACCAATTTCAGGATCCAAGCTGGTTTCGTGGATGAATTAGTTCGCGGCACCAAATGCGATGTCTCCACCCTAGGAGGACGTTTTCATCG GATACAAATCCTTACCAACCACAAGGTATTAGTCAGCGGAGAAAAGTCACGATTTTGGAAGGAAG ACAAATTATTCTTCAGAACCATGTTAACGCCATGGTTGTTGGTTGTGTTCCTTGGTATCATCTGTCAAGGCTCAACTTCCTGGATAAGATCTTATAATCCATTTGCGAGGAACTTGGAAAATGCGATGCATGTGGTTTACGAATGGAAATATATTGACTTCGATTTCGGTAGTGAAGAAAGGAGGCAAGCTGCCATTAGTTCTGGAGAATACAATTATACAACAGTCAATCCCATAGACGTGGATCGATGGCGCA ATCTAACATTTGTCACGGTGATAAGGGACGAAGGCGTGCCTTCGTCTTTGAACGTCATATCTGATAAACGTGGACCTGGTGGCCCTCTTCTGACACCGTACCCCAATTGGAACTGGACAAGCACTAAAACTTGTTCTAGCATTATAAGCGTTTACAGAGTTTCG ATCGACAGATGCAACAGACTGTGGGTCTTAGACACCGGTGTTATCGGTGATAATCGCGTGTGTCCCGCCAAGCTCGTTGTCTTCGATCTAACAACCTCTGAGCTGCTGCAACAAGTTGAAATACCAGAGAACATTGCGATAAACTCGACGTCGGGTCAGGGATTATTAATAACTCCAGCGGTTCAAACTTTTAATCCTGATTGCGACAGAACCTAC GTGTACATAGCGGATGTAGATGGTTATGGTTTAATCGTTTACGACGGCAGTTCATTCCGCCGACTAACTTCGAACGCGTTCAACTTCGATCCCAGATATATAAATTACACGATCGAGGGGACAAGCTTTCAATTACGAGACGGTATCGTGGGGATGGCTATATCCCCCTTGACGAACAATCTTTATTTCAGTCCTATGTCTTCTCACAATTTGGACCATGCTGACACTTACCAGCTGATGCTGGTTCAGGGCGATCAAGTGCAGTATCGAGT GGCCGAAGATATTCTATGGACTCAAGCGAGCGCTAAAGCGGTATCGAGAAGCGGAGCTGTTTTCTTCGGACTCGTGAATGACACGTCGATTGGTTGCTGGAACGAATTTCGTTCGCTTAATAGGGAGAATATC GGGCTAGTCGCTAGGAATAGACGGACTCTCCAATTCACCAGCGGTCTCAAAGTGAAGGATTGCCATGGAAAAGAAGAGCTGTGGGCATTGACTAACAGATATCAAAGAATAGCAGCAGGGACCTTAGATTACGATGACGTGAACTTCCGAATTTTGAAAGGAGATGTGGGAAGATTGATAAGGGGCACTCGCTGTCAATTATTCGACGTTCTGTGA
- the yellow-g gene encoding L-dopachrome tautomerase yellow-g gives MTKSQDKVSTEHNCSEFRTILIFTPRILFSFFTSLLQSRKSFSTRNDRMKRLIYIVLCLTTVTNIVPPSNGKPVVPKPLILSGLSLNWPCQSTKNIYETSGRYITRNVIATRAQIYEDQAILALPRYKPGVPFTLGVLSMKSQSCEPKVAPFPCWAIQEEGNCQALQSAVDIVLDVQDILWVLDVGIVNTLEQPVRRCPPKVVGVNAKSGKVVKVIDLSSLVDNTSQLQYMVIDYAEDGQVYVYISDAGTGAIIVYNVTTDNGYRVVLPSAVASNTDKPDVLYMALVRRKSCGSVVYFTYLGSSRMFAVKAVNLRTGNANGSIVDIGRKKNKIVLLGTDNGSAIFFRIKGDSNIYMWNTDTPFVQDNFLLVEQAGECRLPTGVIPGYKDLMWVIESNFQDYIENSVSCSGASVAIHPLVSSAGE, from the exons ATGACGAAAAGTCAGGATAAAGTTTCTACCGAACACAATTGCTCAGAGTTTCgaacaattttaatatttactccccgtattcttttctcttttttcactTCCCTTTTACAGTCCCGTAAATCATTTTCTACGAGAAACGATAGGATGAAAAGATTGATCTACATCGTCCTTTGTCTAACGACCGTAACAAATATTGTACCGCCGAGTAACGGTAAACCAGTGGTGCCAAAACCTTTGATCCTCTCAGGACTTAGCTTAAATTGGCCATGTCAAAGTACGAAGAACATTTACGAGACAAGCGGTCGTTACATCACAAGAAACGTGATCGCTACCAGAGCACAAATATACGAAGACCAAGCGATCCTAGCTCTGCCACGCTATAAACCAGGAGTACCATTTACTTTGGGTGTTCTTTCCATGAAATCGCAAAGTTGCGAGCCAAAGGTAGCCCCATTCCCCTGCTGGGCAATTCAGGAAGAAGGAAATTGCCAGGCACTGCAGAGTGCGGTAGATATAGTTCTGGATGTACAAGATATCTTGTGGGTTCTCGATGTTGGAATCGTCAACACTTTGGAGCAACCTGTACGTAGATGTCCTCCGAAGGTCGTTGGAGTCAACGCCAAGAGCGGGAAG GTTGTAAAAGTGATCGACTTGAGCTCGTTGGTAGACAATACCTCGCAGCTCCAATACATGGTCATTGACTACGCAGAAGATGGTCAAGTCTATGTGTACATTTCTGACGCTGGTACCGGTGCCATCATCGTTTATAATGTCACGACTGATAACGGATATCGCGTGGTTCTTCCATCAGCAGTGGCATCCAACACAGACAAACCCGACGTCCTATACATGGCGCTCGTTAGAAGGAAGAGCTGCGGATCGGTCGTCTATTTTACGTATCTAGGCTCCAGCAGAATGTTCGCGGTCAAAGCAGTGAATCTGAGAACAGGAAACGCGAATGGATCCATAGTAGACATCGGCAGAAAGAAGAACAAGATCGTACTTCTGGGCACTGACAATGGATCTGCCATCTTTTTCAGAATTAAGG GTGATTCCAATATCTACATGTGGAACACCGACACTCCTTTCGTCCAAGACAATTTCCTTTTAGTCGAACAAGCTGGAGAGTGTCGACTACCAACGGGAGTTATTCCTGGTTATAAGGATCTAATGTGGGTGATCGAGAGTAACTTCCAAGATTACATCGAGAATTCCGTCAGCTGTTCCGGAGCATCGGTGGCTATCCATCCACTAGTGAGTTCTGCCGGCGAATAG
- the yellow-g2 gene encoding L-dopachrome tautomerase yellow-g2: MHIARQFISVFTTTAIVVILAITNGGNATLPETIKWTGGNFEWPCPTTKNMFKSSGKYISKNVIATRVALYTNNAIVALPRYKSKNCNFDASDSGNCSMNRLESLVRLLVLRLIHFEQTGLRCRYKAGIPVTLAKISQDVQSCEATLVPYPCWSLQEEGTCTALQNVVDIYLDPQNILWVLDTGVVNTLDEPMRRCPPKILAVNVVTGKLVKTVDLTGLTSSASRLQYLVSDYSQDGRVFVYASDAASRAILVYDVTLGRGYRVVLPQAVAMGTTRRDVLYLALLRRSDGSTCLIFTYLSSSRLFSIRTEHLRSGSANGKIHDLGMKPKKMIFLGTDNGSALFFRYEGEPDVYRWDAVNPFVSRCFDKVYTSAECSLVTHVVADYARGRMRVLESNFPDYMQGSVGCGATQALNVM, translated from the exons ATGCACATCGCAAGACAATTTATTTCTGTGTTTACGACGACCGCCATTGTGGTCATTCTTGCGATAACGAACGGTGGAAACGCGACTTTACCCGAAACCATAAAATGGACCGGTGGAAACTTCGAGTGGCCTTGTCCCACCACCAAGAACATGTTCAAAAGTAGTGGAAAATACATTTCGAAAAACGTAATCGCGACCAGGGTCGCGTTGTATACCAACAACGCCATTGTGGCCCTTCCCAGGTACAAGTCAAAGAATTGTAATTTCGATGCTTCAGACTCAGGAAACTGCTCGATGAATCGGCTAGAGTCTTTGGTAAGACTATTGGTATTACGTCTAATTCATTTCGAACAAACCGGTTTGCGATGTAGGTACAAGGCTGGTATTCCCGTGACATTGGCGAAGATCTCTCAGGATGTCCAAAGCTGCGAAGCAACCCTGGTCCCCTATCCTTGTTGGTCTCTTCAGGAGGAAGGAACTTGCACGGCACTACAGAACGTGGTAGACATTTATCTGGATCCTCAGAACATTCTCTGGGTTCTCGATACTGGAGTGGTGAACACTTTGGACGAACCTATGCGAAGGTGTCCGCCAAAAATCCTCGCTGTCAACGTCGTCACAGGCAAG TTAGTGAAGACCGTAGACCTGACTGGATTGACGAGTTCGGCGTCCCGATTGCAATACCTGGTGTCCGATTACAGTCAGGACGGCAGAGTGTTCGTCTATGCGTCAGACGCTGCGTCAAGAGCCATCCTCGTCTACGATGTCACTCTAGGTCGAGGCTACCGCGTCGTTTTGCCCCAAGCCGTCGCCATGGGCACAACCCGAAGAGACGTTTTGTATCTTGCGCTTCTCCGACGTTCAGACGGGAGCACATGTTTGATCTTCACTTATTTAAGCAGTAGCCGTTTGTTCTCCATCAGAACGGAACATCTACGCAGTGGTTCTGCGAATGGCAAGATCCACGATCTTGGTATGAAACCGAAGAAGATGATCTTCTTGGGTACGGACAATGGCAGCGCCCTTTTCTTCCGGTACGAAGGCGAACCGGATGTTTACCGATGGGACGCGGTCAATCCATTTGTTTCACGATGTTTCGACAAGGTGTACACCAGTGCCGAATGTTCCCTTGTTACTCATGTGGTTGCGGATTACGCGAGAGGGAGGATGCGAGTGCTTGAATCGAACTTTCCTGATTATATGCAAGGCTCGGTTGGATGCGGTGCCACACAGGCGTTGAATGTTATGTGA
- the LOC117153367 gene encoding dopaminechrome tautomerase: MQLLILLAGLACASTTAEVLETIAQWPLLDFALPYDQEFLNQYRPENVVPTGIEIAWDKIFISVPRLRAGVPATLNYIPRNLPLESSPQLQAYPSWDWHSAGKGDLNCSKLISVYRTRLDRCNRLWTIDSGVITSIDDFRPVCPPKIMVFDVKTNQLVRQFTFPREVLRPNTLMTNLIIDDTAATTCDDVFLYISDTAGPGLLVFDGATDRSWRVVHATMYPHPEFSTYRIGSDTFELLDGVVGLAFSARLGTLYYQPLATDRLFSVPTTALQAGPPAFGEQLPVTLVGKKSSQGLALAVDPRDDTILFSPLTETAIAAWQPQTNQQRILAYSPEKLQFVAEIRWTERDSGNFWLMTSRFQKFFRREVNARDINIRIMRLMPIQRPLKHPILDSFTRTYLLSDFPSHFYNNTIGF; this comes from the exons ATGCAGCTACTGATCCTCTTAGCAGGACTCGCCTGCGCCTCAACGACCGCAGAAGTCCTCGAAACCATAGCTCAATGGCCGTTGCTAGACTTTGCACTTCCGTACGACCAAGAATTTCTCAATCAGTATCGTCCAGAGAATGTAGTACCTACTGGAATAGAGATTGCGTGGGACAAAATCTTTATAAGCGTCCCAAGATTACGAGCAGGCGTCCCGGCGACCTTGAATTACATCCCGAGGAATCTTCCGCTAGAAAGTAGCCCGCAACTCCAAGCTTACCCCTCTTGGGACTGGCACAGCGCTGGGAAAGGCGATCTGAACTGCTCCAAGCTGATCTCCGTGTACAGGACCAGGCTAGACAGATGTAATCGACTATGGACCATAGATAGCGGCGTAATAACGTCAATTGATGACTTCAGACCGGTTTGTCCTCCGAAAATAATGGTGTTCGATGTGAAAACCAATCAGCTGGTGCGACAGTTTACGTTTCCACGAGAG GTTTTAAGACCAAACACGTTGATGACGAATCTCATTATCGATGATACCGCGGCAACTACCTGCGACGACGTGTTCCTTTATATATCTGACACTGCAGGACCTG GTCTATTGGTATTCGATGGTGCCACGGACAGGAGCTGGCGTGTGGTGCACGCAACCATGTATCCACATCCAGAATTCTCGACTTACAGG ATTGGCAGCGATACGTTCGAATTGCTGGACGGTGTCGTTGGACTCGCATTTTCTGCCAGACTTGGAACGCTTTACTATCAACCTCTAGCGACCGATCGTCTGTTCAGCGTGCCAACCACTGCACTTCAGGCGGGTCCACCAGCATTTGGTGAACAGCTACCGGTGACCTTGGTGGGTAAAAAGTCTAGTCAAGGACTTGCTCTGGCCGTTGATCCACGAGACGACACGATCCTTTTCTCTCCGCTTACCGAAACAGCCATTGCCGCCTGGCAACCACAAACTAACCAACAGAG GATCTTAGCTTACAGTCCGGAGAAGCTGCAGTTCGTCGCTGAAATTCGATGGACGGAGCGCGATAGTGGCAACTTTTGGTTAATGACTAGCAGGTTCCAGAAGTTCTTCAGGCGAGAGGTGAATGCACGCGATATCAACATTCGAATAATGAGGCTAATGCCCATACAGCGTCCGCTGAAACATCCGATCCTCGATTCTTTTACTCGGACCTACTTACTTTCCGACTTTCCGTCGCATTTCTACAACAACACCATAGGATTCTAA
- the LOC117153748 gene encoding ubiquitin carboxyl-terminal hydrolase 31, producing the protein MNGENASAVMKSVSVGKLGVEEVKLPKLKTQDSVSRLKCTFTLSRNPFHSASRMLRRRAKQNRDSKDGGSAAGTKDRHNMQQHQQQVESMQQNIGRLHGSQSYPDRSGMKKVFRRPSWRKFINKMVQHMSNVGTQNHKTSHRDDLGSSAGDIRVPPPRPAHIPPDKVPGVIGLRNHGNTCFMNAVLQCLSHTDILAEYFVLDQYKIDLSRRNKLNSKKYGTKGEITEQLALLLKAIWSCQYDPEMSTAFKSVVDKYGSQYRGNLQHDAQEFLLWLLDKVHEDLNQATKKKYKIIKNSFGRPDDIVAAETLANHVRCNNSFVHAVFQAQFRSSLTCPRCHRQSNTFDPFLCVSVPVPQNHRQMNLFVNVLYTSQQPRQVKIGVSVNQMANVRELREILASDTGIDENHMLLTEIHDEGFHRTFSDCQPLSVITENDPLYCIELPQLKEPAEQAYILLVWINVLTKGDLRQRFSSPYTMQVSRETSYEDLQKLLLKEMHSVLADDVLTSSQSPGLFNIRVADPAATPIQDEHPCIDPCVEHPLYTEQIEQALALCADDSGPQHVKLILEWDEATKCNIIQDDNDQIEEHASVKQLKTNSELGGAVTLEECFDLYTRAEILGAEDAWHCPYCNKKQEVVKKLGLWSLPDILVIHLKRFRQQSKQRSTSKLTMLVDFPLYGFDMTPHLAHNGVQTHNNVSSLGGLGWSPWKKPRPRQQNIPKYDENVYDLYAICNHHGQDLQGGHYTAFCRNPYDTQWYCFDDTRVEAVNDTNLITNAAYMLFYQRRGLTNNSGNSSAASTSSAGSGLDHWVSKMPPFYFNNKTNNNVSNNNQSKSQEVLCQDKIVEEKNITNFNRGCRNYATLQPKKRNVATETDIGQIDHYSDDEAPCRREWASPKPVRKMSSITLIPQSTIIHSASSDPDTTIIHESTL; encoded by the exons ATGAACGGTGAGAATGCTAGTGCGGTGATGAAATCGGTGTCGGTGGGTAAGCTGGGCGTGGAAGAGGTTAAATTACCGAAGCTAAAAACACAGGATTCCGTCTCGCGTTTAAAGTGTACGTTTACATTGTCGAGaaatccatttcatagtgcAAGCAGGATGTTAAGACGACGTGCGAAACAAAATCGCGATTCGAAAGACGGTGGCAGTGCGGCGGGCACCAAAGACAGACACAATATGCAGCAACATCAACAGCAAGTGGAAAGTATGCAGCAGAATATAGGCCGATTGCACGGCAGTCAAAGTTATCCGGATAGGTCAGGTATGAAAAAAGTGTTTCGAAGACCTTCGTGGAGAAAGTTCATCAACAAGATGGTCCAGCACATGTCGAATGTGGGCACACAGAATCACAAAACGTCTCACAGGGACGATCTCGGGTCCAGTGCCGGAGACATAAGGGTACCTCCACCTAGACCGGCGCATATACCACCTGATAAGGTGCCAGGGGTCATAGGTTTACGCAATCACGGTAACACGTGTTTCATGAACGCTGTATTGCAGTGCTTGTCGCATACGGACATACTAGCGGAATATTTCGTGCTGGATCAGTACAAGATCGATCTCTCTAGAAGAAATAAATTGAACTCGAAAAAGTACGGGACGAAGGGAGAGATCACTGAACAGTTAGCCCTGCTGTTGAAGGCCATTTGGAGCTGCCAATACGACCCAGAGATGAGCACGGCGTTCAAGAGCGTCGTCGACAAATACGGAAGTCAATATCGCGGGAACTTGCAGCACGACGCTCAGGAATTCTTGCTATGGCTATTAGATAAAGTGCACGAGGACCTGAACCAAGCTACcaaaaaaaagtataaaatcatCAAG AATTCGTTCGGCAGACCGGATGACATAGTGGCGGCGGAAACTCTGGCGAACCATGTCCGCTGCAACAATTCGTTCGTGCACGCGGTGTTCCAAGCCCAGTTTCGGTCTAGCCTAACTTGCCCAAGATGTCACCGGCAGTCGAACACGTTCGACCCTTTCCTCTGCGTGTCAGTACCTGTACCGCAAAATCACCGCCAGATGAACCTTTTCGTAAACGTCCTCTATACGTCGCAACAACCGCGGCAAGTGAAGATAGGCGTGAGCGTAAACCAGATGGCCAATGTCAGAGAGCTGAGAGAGATCTTGGCCAGTGACACCGGTATCGATGAGAATCACATGTTACTCACAGAAATTCACGACGAAGGATTTCACAG AACTTTCTCCGATTGCCAACCTCTATCTGTGATTACGGAAAATGACCCGCTCTACTGTATAGAACTGCCACAGCTGAAAGAACCAGCGGAGCAAGCGTATATCTTACTCGTGTGGATCAACGTTCTCACAAAAGGAGATCTAAGACAGCGTTTTAGCAGTCCGTACACTATGCAAGTGTCTAGAGAAACGTCGTACGAAGATCTACAAAAACTCTTGTTGAAGGAGATGCATAGTGTTCTGGCAGACGATGTTCTTACGTCGAGTCAGAGTCCTGGACTGTTTAACATTCGTGTTGCGGACCCCGCTGCTACACCTATTCAGGACGAGCATCCATGTATAGATCCCTGTGTGGAGCACCCTCTTTACACAGAGCAGATCGAACAAGCGTTGGCCCTTTGTGCCGATGACTCCGGTCCTCAACATGTAAAATTAATTCTAGAGTGGGACGAAGCCACTAAGTGTAATATTATTCAAGATGACAATGATCAAATCGAAGAGCACGCCAGTGTGAAGCAATTAAAAACGAATTCAGAACTAGGAGGAGCTGTTACTTTGGAAGAGTGCTTCGATTTGTATACGAGAGCCGAGATATTAGGGGCAGAGGACGCGTGGCACTGTCCGTATTGCAATAAGAAACAAGAGGTGGTGAAGAAGTTGGGACTTTGGTCTTTACCTGATATCTTAGTTATTCATCTAAAAAGATTTCGACAACAGTCTAAACAAAGGTCTACGTCGAAATTGACCATGTTAGTCGATTTTCCTTTGTACGGTTTCGATATGACTCCACATCTTGCTCATAATGGAGTACAAACGCATAATAACGTTAGTAGTTTAGGTGGTCTAGGTTGGTCGCCTTGGAAGAAACCCAGACCACGCCaacaaaatattccaaaatacgACGAAAACGTTTACGATCTTTATGCGATTTGTAATCATCATGGGCAAGATTTACAGGGAGGTCACTATACCGCGTTCTGTCGGAATCCGTACGATACTCAGTGGTATTGTTTCGACGATACCCGAGTAGAGGCCGTGAACGATACCAATTTAATAACAAACGCTGCGTACATGTTATTTTATCAACGAAGAGGGCTAACTAATAATTCCGGAAATTCTTCGGCTGCTTCCACAAGCTCAGCCGGATCCGGACTTGATCATTGGGTCTCGAAAATGCCGCctttttatttcaacaacaagACTAATAACAACGTTTCAAATAACAATCAAAGTAAATCGCAGGAAGTGTTGTGTCAAGATAAGATCGTGGAAGAAAAGAACATAACGAATTTCAATAGGGGATGTCGCAATTACGCTACTTTACAACCCAAGAAAAGGAATGTTGCGACAGAAACGGATATCGGTCAGATTGATCATTACTCAGACGATGAAGCACCATGCAGAAGAGAATGG GCCTCACCGAAGCCCGTTCGAAAAATGTCGTCCATTACGTTAATACCGCAATCTACGATAATTCACAGTGCCAGTAGTGATCCAGACACAACGATAATACACGAGTCGACGTTGTAA